The following are encoded together in the Planococcus antarcticus DSM 14505 genome:
- the purN gene encoding phosphoribosylglycinamide formyltransferase encodes MNTNPKFAVFASGNGSNFQAIADAIGDGILQAEIVLVVSDKPQAYVIERARSMGVASFSFIPSEFDSKQLYEQMLKEKLQELGIDWIVLAGYMRLIGPVLLTAYEKRIVNIHPSVLPAFPGKDAIGQTMAAGAETAGVTVHYVDAGMDTGMIITQQSFAVLERGREEVEQQIHQIERELYPAALQQLFDQ; translated from the coding sequence ATGAACACTAACCCAAAGTTCGCTGTTTTTGCGTCAGGCAATGGCTCTAATTTTCAAGCCATTGCCGACGCTATTGGAGACGGTATACTGCAGGCAGAAATAGTACTTGTGGTATCAGACAAGCCACAAGCCTACGTAATCGAACGTGCCCGTAGTATGGGAGTAGCATCGTTTTCGTTTATCCCTTCTGAGTTTGATTCGAAGCAGCTTTATGAACAAATGCTAAAAGAAAAACTGCAGGAATTGGGAATAGACTGGATTGTTTTAGCGGGTTATATGCGCTTGATTGGACCGGTCTTACTGACAGCTTACGAAAAACGCATCGTCAATATTCATCCGTCTGTTTTACCTGCTTTTCCAGGAAAAGACGCCATTGGTCAAACAATGGCTGCGGGTGCCGAGACAGCTGGTGTCACAGTGCATTATGTAGACGCTGGCATGGATACAGGTATGATTATTACGCAACAGTCGTTTGCGGTTTTAGAGCGTGGACGCGAAGAAGTCGAGCAGCAGATCCATCAGATTGAGCGTGAATTATATCCTGCAGCTTTGCAGCAATTATTCGACCAGTAA
- the purH gene encoding bifunctional phosphoribosylaminoimidazolecarboxamide formyltransferase/IMP cyclohydrolase, with protein sequence MKKRALLSVSDKSGILEFAQELEKMGYELLSTGGTKKFLEENGVSITAVDEVTKFPEILGGRVKTLHPLVHGGLLAKHDDAEHQKQMAENGIAPIDIVCVNLYPFRETIIKPDVTVDDAIENIDIGGPTMLRSAAKNHAYVTVIVDAADYAVVLTELHSDKTTLPETRRRLAAKVFRHTAAYDSYISNYLTDLTGEEYPEQLTLTYELSQTLRYGENPHQKAAFYRSPLGSAFSIANADQVHGKELSYNNIQDANAALQIIKEFTMPAAVAVKHMNPCGVGTGETIANAFGKAYEADSTSIFGGIVALNREVDAETAKQLATIFLEIVVAPAFSEEAIELLTQKKNIRLLTIPFDNNSKDKWNTITVEGGLLIQQPDAFSYEDADIQVATERQPTATELEALKLGWIVVKHVKSNAIVVCNSEMTLGIGAGQMNRVGSAKIALEQAGSAAQGAIMASDAFFPMNDTVEAAAKAGIKAIIQPGGSKKDQESIDEANEYGIAMVFTGVRHFKH encoded by the coding sequence GTGAAAAAAAGAGCATTACTCAGCGTATCGGATAAATCAGGAATATTGGAATTTGCACAGGAATTGGAAAAAATGGGCTATGAGCTTTTATCAACAGGCGGCACTAAGAAATTTCTTGAAGAAAACGGTGTTTCCATTACAGCCGTAGATGAAGTTACCAAATTTCCAGAAATTTTAGGTGGCCGTGTGAAAACCTTACACCCACTTGTCCACGGAGGACTACTTGCTAAGCACGATGATGCAGAACACCAAAAACAAATGGCTGAAAATGGCATTGCACCGATTGATATCGTCTGTGTCAATCTATACCCATTCCGCGAAACCATCATTAAACCAGATGTGACGGTAGATGACGCTATTGAAAATATCGATATTGGCGGACCGACTATGCTGCGTTCAGCTGCTAAAAACCATGCTTATGTAACGGTCATCGTGGATGCAGCTGATTATGCAGTAGTATTGACTGAATTGCATAGTGACAAAACGACTTTACCTGAAACGAGACGTCGTTTAGCTGCGAAAGTTTTCCGTCATACAGCAGCTTATGATTCTTATATTTCCAATTATTTAACTGACCTGACGGGCGAAGAATACCCGGAGCAACTGACGCTGACGTATGAATTGTCTCAAACGCTTCGTTACGGAGAAAATCCTCACCAAAAAGCTGCTTTTTACCGCAGTCCGCTAGGTTCGGCTTTCTCAATTGCTAACGCTGATCAAGTACATGGCAAGGAATTATCTTATAACAATATCCAAGACGCAAATGCTGCTCTTCAAATCATTAAAGAATTCACCATGCCAGCAGCCGTTGCTGTGAAACACATGAACCCATGTGGTGTTGGAACAGGCGAAACGATTGCCAATGCTTTTGGTAAAGCTTATGAAGCCGACTCGACTTCTATTTTTGGTGGAATCGTTGCATTAAACCGAGAAGTTGATGCTGAAACAGCAAAACAACTAGCAACGATTTTCCTTGAAATTGTGGTTGCTCCAGCATTTTCGGAAGAGGCAATCGAATTGCTGACGCAGAAAAAGAATATTCGTCTTCTGACGATTCCATTTGACAACAATAGTAAAGACAAGTGGAATACGATTACAGTTGAAGGCGGTCTATTGATCCAGCAGCCAGATGCTTTCAGCTATGAGGACGCTGACATTCAAGTGGCGACAGAACGTCAACCAACAGCAACAGAACTTGAAGCATTAAAGCTAGGGTGGATTGTCGTCAAGCATGTAAAGTCGAATGCTATTGTCGTTTGCAACTCAGAAATGACGTTAGGAATTGGTGCCGGACAAATGAACCGTGTTGGATCTGCTAAAATTGCATTAGAACAAGCAGGCAGTGCAGCGCAAGGCGCTATTATGGCTTCAGATGCATTTTTCCCGATGAACGATACAGTAGAAGCTGCTGCAAAAGCAGGCATTAAAGCAATCATTCAGCCAGGTGGTTCAAAGAAAGACCAAGAGTCAATCGATGAAGCGAACGAATACGGCATTGCGATGGTCTTTACTGGCGTCCGTCATTTCAAACATTAA
- the purD gene encoding phosphoribosylamine--glycine ligase, giving the protein MKVLVIGRGGREHAIVRQFAKSPSVTQVFAAPGNDGMREDAELASIDEMDFEGLAEFAQQKQVDFSFVGPEQPLAEGIVDFFEAKGLRIFGPSKAAAQIEGSKAFAKELMKKYTIPTAGYETFTETAQAIAFIRQHGAPIVVKADGLAAGKGVVVALTEGEAIAAVNDMLEGQKFGESGSKVVIEEFLDGEEFSFMSFVYSGQIYPMVISQDHKRAYDGDRGPNTGGMGAYSPVPQISQAIVDETFAKIVEPTVKAMASEETPFNGILYAGVILTEGVPKVIEFNARFGDPETQVVLPRMKSDFGLFMDTILSEQPAELEWDNEAVLGVVIAADGYPEQVEKGAYLPDLTKLAGVEVTHAGTKLSSGRYFGNGGRVLLVSAKGSSIQDAQRKVYEQLNSIEWNAFFYRTDIGWRAK; this is encoded by the coding sequence ATGAAGGTATTGGTCATTGGAAGAGGCGGACGAGAACATGCCATTGTCCGTCAATTCGCGAAATCTCCGTCTGTCACTCAAGTTTTTGCAGCACCTGGTAATGACGGAATGCGTGAAGATGCTGAACTAGCGTCAATCGATGAAATGGATTTTGAAGGTCTTGCAGAATTTGCACAGCAAAAGCAAGTGGATTTCAGCTTTGTCGGACCGGAACAGCCTTTGGCAGAAGGAATTGTCGACTTTTTTGAAGCCAAAGGGTTACGCATTTTCGGCCCATCCAAAGCGGCTGCGCAAATTGAAGGCAGCAAAGCTTTTGCTAAAGAGTTGATGAAAAAATACACTATTCCGACTGCAGGTTATGAAACGTTTACTGAAACTGCTCAAGCAATTGCCTTTATCCGCCAGCACGGAGCACCAATTGTCGTTAAAGCAGACGGCTTAGCTGCAGGCAAAGGTGTTGTTGTTGCCTTGACTGAAGGCGAAGCTATTGCTGCCGTCAATGATATGCTAGAAGGCCAAAAGTTCGGAGAGTCGGGTTCTAAAGTTGTCATTGAAGAATTTTTAGACGGAGAAGAATTTTCTTTCATGTCCTTTGTCTATAGCGGTCAGATTTATCCAATGGTTATTTCACAAGATCATAAACGTGCTTACGACGGAGATCGTGGACCGAATACGGGCGGCATGGGCGCTTATTCCCCAGTCCCTCAAATATCACAAGCGATTGTTGATGAAACATTCGCGAAAATTGTGGAACCGACAGTCAAAGCAATGGCATCAGAAGAGACGCCTTTTAACGGCATCCTTTATGCGGGTGTCATCTTAACTGAAGGAGTGCCAAAAGTGATTGAATTCAACGCACGTTTCGGTGATCCAGAAACACAAGTCGTTTTGCCGCGAATGAAATCTGATTTCGGTCTCTTTATGGATACAATTTTAAGCGAGCAACCTGCTGAATTGGAATGGGACAATGAAGCAGTGCTTGGTGTAGTCATTGCAGCTGATGGATATCCAGAGCAAGTTGAAAAAGGCGCGTACTTACCGGACTTGACGAAACTTGCTGGAGTGGAAGTGACTCACGCGGGAACTAAGCTGTCGTCTGGCAGGTATTTTGGCAATGGGGGACGTGTGCTACTCGTTTCAGCGAAAGGCTCTTCTATTCAAGACGCTCAGAGAAAAGTTTATGAACAGTTGAACAGCATAGAGTGGAATGCCTTCTTCTATCGTACAGATATTGGATGGCGTGCAAAATAA
- a CDS encoding GNAT family N-acetyltransferase — protein MNWYEKLNQYFPVEEMKSKEHMDALLKEKGSVYYKDEGPYHVLMYAEFPRFTFVDYLFVSKESRGMGLGRKTLQMLKDKKKPIILEVEPVDYEDTDTEKRLRFYAREGFEHASSIGYCRRSLATGEENSMEILYWTPSGETEEQIFEGMQKMYEDIHTYKDEQFYGESYDSVTDVLTFKEEEKKDVLKPFSDPINN, from the coding sequence ATGAATTGGTATGAAAAATTAAATCAGTATTTTCCAGTCGAAGAAATGAAGTCAAAAGAGCATATGGATGCATTATTAAAAGAAAAAGGGAGCGTCTATTACAAAGATGAGGGTCCTTATCATGTCTTGATGTATGCAGAATTCCCTCGTTTTACATTTGTTGATTATTTGTTTGTATCCAAAGAATCACGCGGAATGGGTCTTGGTAGAAAGACGTTACAGATGTTAAAGGATAAGAAAAAACCAATTATCCTTGAAGTCGAGCCTGTTGATTACGAAGACACCGACACAGAAAAACGTCTGAGGTTTTATGCGCGTGAAGGATTTGAACACGCATCGTCCATTGGGTATTGCCGACGTTCATTGGCAACTGGGGAAGAGAATTCCATGGAAATTCTCTACTGGACTCCAAGTGGAGAAACAGAAGAACAAATTTTTGAAGGCATGCAGAAAATGTATGAAGACATCCATACTTACAAGGATGAACAGTTTTACGGAGAATCATACGATTCTGTTACTGATGTATTGACCTTCAAGGAAGAAGAGAAAAAAGATGTATTAAAACCTTTCAGCGATCCAATCAATAATTGA
- a CDS encoding adenine deaminase C-terminal domain-containing protein, whose translation MVNPLWKNTEIRNQLKIITKEIAPDLVLTNATYLHGIFKKWITGNIWIADDRIVYAGKDMPKIDASTEVVEMKDKFIVPGYIEPHVHPSQLYNPQSFADYAAQGGTTMFLSDNLTFFLALENKKAFSMLDQLAELPFSFYWWTRFDSQTELNDEDQLFTSTSVGEWLDRQDVLLGGELTGWPKLMAGDDQMLYWIQKAKMGLKKIEGHFPGASEKTLARMRLLGADGDHEAMTVDEVEMRLLHGYGVTLRHSSIRPDLPNLLKGIVERKLNVFDKLMMTTDGSTPAFHLDGVMDLCIKIALEAGVPPIDAYMMASYNVARYYNVTSLHGLIATGRYANLNILDTIDNPVPSGVISKGVWLKKDGKKVQSLPNIDWSILPELELDYELTDDDFQFSMPFGIEMVNDVITKPYTVSVDSHDSDLSKLHDESFLMLVDKKGKWRVNTLIKGFAPGLDGFASSYTNTGDIILIGKSRRDMWVAFNELKRLKGGIILVENGEIVQSLPLPYGGVMSDLPMEQLIEQEKSLKKALKQRGYKHGDAVYTLLFLQATHLPYVRVTQKGIYDVMNKKILFPAFMR comes from the coding sequence ATGGTCAATCCTCTATGGAAAAACACAGAGATTCGAAATCAACTAAAGATCATCACAAAAGAAATTGCGCCGGATCTTGTTTTGACAAATGCAACGTATCTTCATGGAATCTTTAAGAAATGGATAACAGGAAATATATGGATAGCAGACGACCGTATCGTCTATGCTGGAAAAGATATGCCGAAAATTGATGCTTCTACTGAAGTTGTAGAGATGAAGGATAAATTTATCGTTCCAGGATATATAGAACCCCATGTTCATCCTTCTCAATTATACAATCCTCAAAGCTTTGCAGATTATGCGGCTCAGGGGGGAACAACCATGTTCCTTTCCGACAATCTAACCTTTTTTTTAGCGCTCGAAAACAAGAAAGCGTTTTCAATGTTGGATCAACTTGCGGAATTGCCATTCAGCTTTTATTGGTGGACGCGTTTTGATTCGCAGACAGAGTTGAATGATGAAGACCAATTATTCACTTCTACTTCAGTAGGAGAATGGCTCGATCGCCAGGATGTATTACTCGGCGGTGAACTGACTGGTTGGCCAAAGTTAATGGCAGGCGACGACCAGATGCTGTATTGGATTCAGAAAGCCAAAATGGGATTGAAAAAAATCGAAGGCCATTTTCCAGGTGCTTCGGAAAAGACCTTGGCCCGCATGAGACTGCTTGGAGCTGATGGCGATCATGAAGCGATGACTGTGGACGAAGTGGAGATGCGCTTGCTGCACGGCTATGGTGTGACGCTCCGGCATTCCTCTATTCGCCCTGATCTTCCGAACCTTTTGAAAGGCATTGTGGAGCGGAAATTGAACGTTTTTGACAAGCTGATGATGACGACAGATGGCTCAACACCGGCATTTCATTTGGATGGAGTCATGGACTTGTGCATCAAAATTGCACTTGAAGCAGGCGTACCGCCGATTGATGCTTATATGATGGCATCTTACAATGTGGCTCGCTATTACAATGTGACGAGTTTGCATGGCTTGATTGCGACAGGGCGCTACGCTAATCTGAACATTCTTGATACTATCGACAACCCAGTGCCTTCAGGTGTCATTTCAAAAGGGGTATGGCTGAAAAAAGACGGTAAAAAAGTACAATCATTGCCGAATATCGATTGGTCAATATTGCCTGAACTTGAACTCGACTATGAACTGACAGATGATGATTTCCAATTTTCGATGCCTTTTGGTATTGAAATGGTCAACGATGTCATTACAAAACCCTATACAGTTAGTGTAGATAGTCATGACTCTGATTTATCGAAATTACATGATGAAAGCTTTCTGATGTTGGTTGATAAAAAAGGTAAATGGCGCGTTAATACCTTGATCAAAGGCTTTGCGCCTGGTTTGGATGGATTCGCCTCTTCATATACCAATACTGGTGATATTATTTTAATCGGCAAAAGCCGACGGGACATGTGGGTAGCTTTCAATGAATTGAAACGCTTGAAAGGCGGGATCATTCTGGTCGAAAATGGCGAGATCGTTCAATCCTTGCCGCTTCCTTATGGGGGCGTGATGTCGGATCTGCCGATGGAACAGTTAATCGAACAGGAGAAGTCACTGAAGAAAGCGTTAAAACAGCGCGGCTATAAACATGGTGATGCGGTTTATACGCTGTTGTTTTTGCAGGCAACTCATTTGCCGTATGTCCGCGTTACACAAAAAGGGATCTACGATGTCATGAATAAAAAAATCTTATTTCCAGCATTTATGAGGTAA